A portion of the Algisphaera agarilytica genome contains these proteins:
- a CDS encoding exosortase/archaeosortase family protein — MTSTPMTKLAPAGQPQPLITPIGWAWIAVCLAFFGWMHWNFLFQTYLWSKDPDWSHVLIIPGISIYYIYLNKTRLQAAPKQLCWWALPLIFIGLYSYVFWIFPGRNDMFRGYSMVLTIFATALFLFGPAAMRVLWFPIAYLVLAVKVSDAIWSRIAERLQDIAAAGATVMLQLFSEFMDFTVDNAGNTITMGFWRDGLWVEEGMNVAEACAGLRMLMAFIALGVAMAFLFDRAWWQRLIMIGLAVPIAVLVNIGRVTALGLIYTVDKEYAQGDFHLFVGMLMLIPAAGLFLLVGWVLEKVIIRDPEAESKAHEKLVEQAAAQAALSKEEPKKVAPGLVAKGLVLGAALALVTGIVYAMLFNGFSARPVPGLEWMPKALSLIGVAVGLVILVGLALFARKSAPGRRGLATWCFAAAMICGLFGVAATGKQSILSWQKIVLHKEAVELRHNLNDLPLDKGPYSFIEDQILPPEIIDELGTEHYLSRWYRNTSIDEGQPGSLVRLHIAYYTGINDTVPHVPDRCFIAAGVKHKGLSDQTIAIDPEVATPRDGLPGYQATALLPLPGEPEYAPGTVVTLPEREINTVRFTYGPPDNVKEDQHVIYFFAANGKYLASPNAVRAQGFDIRDAHSYYCKIEIQVLGENDPDAVTRHTTDLLNVFLPDIMACLPDWDDVKAGRWPIQPGEPSAP, encoded by the coding sequence ATGACCAGTACCCCGATGACCAAACTCGCTCCTGCGGGGCAGCCCCAGCCACTGATCACCCCGATCGGCTGGGCTTGGATCGCTGTATGCCTTGCGTTCTTCGGCTGGATGCACTGGAACTTCCTGTTCCAAACCTACCTCTGGTCGAAAGACCCCGACTGGTCACACGTCCTGATCATCCCCGGTATCTCGATCTACTACATCTACCTCAACAAGACCCGCCTGCAGGCCGCCCCCAAGCAGCTGTGCTGGTGGGCGTTGCCGCTCATCTTCATTGGGCTCTACAGCTACGTCTTCTGGATCTTCCCGGGGCGTAACGACATGTTCCGCGGCTACAGCATGGTGCTGACGATCTTCGCCACCGCGCTGTTTTTGTTTGGACCCGCCGCGATGCGGGTGCTGTGGTTCCCGATCGCTTACCTGGTCTTGGCCGTGAAGGTGTCGGACGCGATCTGGAGCCGGATCGCTGAACGGCTTCAAGACATCGCTGCCGCGGGCGCGACGGTGATGCTGCAACTGTTTTCAGAGTTCATGGACTTCACCGTGGACAACGCCGGCAACACCATCACGATGGGCTTCTGGCGCGACGGGCTCTGGGTCGAAGAAGGCATGAACGTGGCCGAGGCCTGTGCGGGTCTACGTATGCTCATGGCGTTTATCGCGCTGGGCGTAGCGATGGCGTTCCTGTTCGACCGGGCGTGGTGGCAACGCCTGATCATGATTGGTCTTGCCGTGCCGATTGCGGTGCTGGTCAACATCGGCCGGGTGACGGCGTTGGGTCTGATCTACACGGTCGACAAGGAATACGCCCAAGGCGACTTCCACCTGTTCGTGGGCATGCTGATGCTCATACCGGCTGCGGGTCTGTTCTTGCTGGTCGGCTGGGTCTTGGAAAAGGTCATCATCCGCGACCCCGAGGCGGAGTCGAAAGCCCACGAAAAACTGGTGGAGCAGGCCGCAGCCCAAGCCGCGCTCTCGAAAGAAGAACCGAAGAAGGTTGCCCCCGGACTCGTCGCAAAGGGGCTGGTGCTCGGTGCCGCCCTGGCGCTGGTGACCGGCATCGTCTATGCGATGTTGTTCAACGGATTCTCCGCCCGGCCCGTGCCCGGATTGGAATGGATGCCCAAGGCGTTGTCGCTCATCGGCGTCGCCGTCGGGCTGGTGATCCTGGTCGGTCTGGCGCTGTTTGCCCGCAAGTCCGCACCGGGCCGTCGTGGCCTCGCCACGTGGTGCTTCGCCGCCGCGATGATCTGCGGCCTGTTTGGCGTCGCGGCCACCGGCAAGCAATCCATCCTCTCGTGGCAGAAGATCGTGCTCCATAAGGAAGCGGTTGAGCTCCGCCACAACCTGAACGACCTGCCCCTCGACAAAGGGCCTTACAGCTTCATCGAGGATCAGATCCTCCCGCCCGAGATCATCGACGAGCTGGGAACCGAGCACTACCTCAGTCGGTGGTACCGAAACACCAGCATCGATGAGGGCCAACCGGGCAGCCTCGTCCGTCTGCACATCGCTTACTACACCGGCATCAACGACACCGTTCCCCACGTGCCCGACCGCTGCTTCATCGCGGCCGGCGTGAAGCACAAAGGCCTGAGCGATCAGACCATCGCGATCGATCCCGAAGTCGCCACCCCGCGCGACGGCCTCCCCGGGTACCAGGCCACCGCCCTTCTCCCGCTGCCCGGCGAACCCGAGTACGCCCCCGGCACCGTTGTCACCCTGCCCGAACGCGAGATCAACACTGTCCGCTTCACCTACGGCCCCCCCGACAACGTCAAAGAAGATCAGCACGTGATCTACTTCTTCGCCGCCAACGGCAAGTACCTCGCTTCACCTAACGCGGTCCGGGCCCAGGGCTTCGATATCCGCGACGCCCACAGCTACTACTGCAAGATCGAAATCCAGGTCTTGGGTGAAAACGACCCCGACGCGGTCACCCGACACACCACCGATCTGCTGAACGTTTTCCTGCCCGACATCATGGCCTGTCTGCCCGACTGGGACGACGTCAAGGCCGGGCGTTGGCCGATCCAGCCCGGAGAGCCTTCGGCGCCCTAA
- a CDS encoding tetratricopeptide repeat protein, giving the protein MAGKVNTKFVFILAAVLVVLLAGGLFVVSTVLKKSSSELEAEGDNYLVRAQNAQIDVTADPEDLAQAQQQRGQDYRLAAQSYGKAWNRDPQNVDLLIKYIEARSNMTVRDQFEAKRVLGEIMQLTRQTTELRPDDEQMLEDYYQLLYRWAREFNIGSFYNDLYSLASTRLETKPDNIPALKFRGISQAVQISDAMDRTRQQEIRQDLETVLQARPGDTDVLYYLARWHLYDANRTERSAPDSDHAKDARAQTAELAERALAADPDNPSVKIEYFNVMLALLEAHRQRIRKSSNDEERAEAAQSYRDGFAKIEPVLNNLEAALLQNPEPPLVVQQVAEILPRVDKQLAVMDLLIAGESVESAPKNTPNHLDRTERLLRSASAARPDMLLYKLMLANVLKLQLQLDDAHEIYLLARDYPIAGNFEASLRDQVLRQQAVYEVANIELIRAEAATDPERRTQLLADADKAVDELEAVTDKDARVLMLRGKLALLRNETTHAMVFIDQASTLYQDRDIEALLLSARARQAEQQWGAAVERLERVLELVQGGSREDIQMNIRLQLAEMLLRSRKLPEAREQISIVLESEPNNTVAIRLLAQWYTIDKQYDKAIALLEPLKDTDPAVATTLAQLYGSTGQADRSREMLRAEFEKNPTDLNLLQRTLQSTESTDEKFALLDEAEASGALSSAITMLRSQLQSQVDQTPMTLDEMVAHIDKTDASELDRSIRKAQIYLQNNEIEKSREAFKVAQKIEPDNDKVLILAFDLAVRDKEFDQARRLAATAGKRNLDLAEGHFLRGQLAAAEGKLQQALSSYDLALKQRPVFDEGWRQYADLLLRAEDPSEAIEAYGTSLEQKPDNINALAGLARAYNSMGRHSQALDTLRDAVSYRPNDQVLLGQYLTYEQRFGDPATVRRVRMEMVESQPENIQNLLSLAILHAEAGETEEALALIDQAEKVQGVQLNTVAARAGTLRLSERVDEGKKVISDYIAQRGDEVTTEDYLLLARYHLTSREFNEALTVYNQAVAIEDPAAQPASRELADVLFNAGRLDESVNIYQSLFDGSAEDQKTVLGSRLAESLLRLNRVDEAVAVLDQLQPTATTDALRAMAANQNGDRQKALDYVNASLGKNSRNPLTYVQRASLLAINPETQANALDDVQQALQINPDMVNALALQAQIQAALGQDNEAAYSLRLLLDKAPGNNVARRRLAQLYLNQQRIDEAEQLIREGLELEPGNPTWLELSAGVSASRGNIPQAIASLEQLVAANPTSQSLSQLSLLYLQANRAGDAQALLEQHPEAISTSPELQGVRGSVLVALGQTEPAQRVFALALQRSSSIGEVSTVLRQMISSLGQAQATALAESVTDMKDPSWIGLTLANQSLAEQDYSGALQRLDTLRQQVPASNSSTHILIERMAGLAMLQNRDFEGAKEAYLRLLDIDPDNIEVLNNLAYILSHHLDKPDEALPMAQRAAEQAPTNAEILDTLGWIQYQLGNTENARATLERSVQARPIPANTLHLGRVYLETGNSRRARPLFEQCIELAEQAGDAETADRARSFMKQL; this is encoded by the coding sequence ATGGCCGGCAAAGTCAACACCAAGTTCGTTTTCATCCTCGCTGCCGTTTTGGTCGTCCTTTTGGCCGGCGGGCTGTTCGTCGTTTCAACCGTTCTCAAGAAGAGCAGCTCCGAGCTCGAAGCCGAGGGCGACAACTATCTGGTCCGCGCCCAGAACGCCCAGATCGATGTAACCGCCGACCCCGAAGATTTGGCGCAGGCTCAACAGCAACGGGGCCAGGACTACCGCCTGGCGGCCCAGAGCTACGGCAAGGCCTGGAACCGCGACCCGCAGAACGTTGACCTGCTGATCAAGTACATCGAAGCCCGCAGCAACATGACAGTGCGCGACCAGTTCGAAGCCAAGCGCGTCCTCGGTGAGATCATGCAGCTCACCCGTCAAACCACCGAGCTCCGCCCCGACGACGAGCAGATGCTCGAAGACTACTACCAGCTCCTGTATCGCTGGGCCCGTGAATTCAACATCGGAAGCTTCTACAACGACCTCTACTCTCTGGCCTCCACCCGCCTCGAAACCAAGCCCGACAACATCCCTGCGCTGAAATTCCGGGGCATCTCCCAAGCCGTCCAGATTTCCGACGCCATGGACCGGACGCGTCAACAAGAGATCCGTCAGGACCTCGAGACTGTTCTGCAGGCCCGTCCGGGCGACACCGACGTTTTGTACTACCTCGCCCGCTGGCACCTCTACGACGCCAACCGGACCGAGCGCTCCGCTCCCGATTCGGACCACGCCAAGGATGCCCGCGCCCAAACCGCCGAGCTCGCCGAGCGTGCGTTAGCGGCCGACCCCGACAACCCTTCGGTGAAGATCGAGTACTTCAATGTCATGCTGGCGCTGCTTGAAGCACACCGGCAACGTATCCGCAAATCAAGCAACGACGAAGAACGCGCCGAAGCGGCCCAGAGCTACCGCGATGGTTTTGCCAAGATCGAGCCGGTGCTGAACAACCTCGAGGCGGCGCTCCTCCAGAACCCCGAGCCGCCCCTGGTTGTTCAACAGGTCGCCGAGATCCTTCCCCGGGTTGATAAGCAGCTCGCCGTGATGGACCTCCTGATCGCAGGCGAATCCGTCGAATCCGCCCCGAAAAACACCCCCAATCACCTGGACCGGACCGAGCGTCTGCTGCGTAGCGCGTCCGCCGCCCGGCCGGACATGCTGCTCTACAAGCTCATGCTCGCCAACGTCCTCAAGCTGCAACTCCAGCTCGACGACGCCCACGAGATCTATCTCCTGGCACGCGACTACCCGATCGCCGGCAACTTCGAAGCATCGCTGCGGGACCAGGTCCTGCGTCAACAAGCCGTCTACGAGGTGGCCAATATCGAACTCATCCGGGCTGAGGCCGCGACCGATCCCGAGCGCCGCACGCAGCTTCTCGCCGACGCCGACAAGGCGGTCGACGAGCTCGAAGCGGTCACCGACAAAGACGCCCGGGTGCTGATGCTGCGGGGCAAGCTCGCGCTGCTGCGGAATGAAACCACCCACGCCATGGTCTTCATCGACCAGGCCAGCACGCTGTATCAGGACCGCGACATCGAAGCGCTGCTCCTCTCGGCCCGTGCCCGTCAGGCCGAGCAGCAATGGGGTGCAGCCGTCGAGCGTCTTGAGCGTGTCCTCGAACTCGTCCAAGGCGGTTCCCGTGAAGACATCCAGATGAACATCCGGCTGCAACTGGCCGAGATGCTTCTCCGAAGCCGCAAGCTCCCCGAAGCCCGTGAACAGATCAGCATCGTCCTCGAGTCCGAGCCGAACAATACCGTGGCGATCCGCCTGCTGGCGCAGTGGTACACCATCGATAAGCAGTACGACAAAGCCATCGCGCTGCTCGAACCCCTCAAGGACACCGACCCCGCCGTCGCCACCACACTCGCACAGCTGTACGGCTCGACCGGCCAAGCCGATCGCAGCCGCGAGATGCTACGGGCAGAGTTTGAAAAGAACCCCACCGACCTGAACCTGCTCCAACGCACCCTGCAGTCGACCGAATCGACGGACGAGAAATTCGCCCTCCTCGACGAGGCCGAAGCGAGCGGTGCCCTGTCCTCGGCCATCACCATGCTCCGGAGCCAACTCCAGAGCCAAGTCGATCAGACCCCGATGACGCTGGACGAGATGGTCGCCCACATCGACAAGACCGACGCCAGCGAACTCGACCGTTCGATCCGCAAAGCCCAGATCTATCTCCAGAACAACGAAATCGAAAAATCCCGCGAGGCCTTCAAGGTCGCGCAGAAGATCGAACCCGACAACGACAAAGTGCTGATCCTGGCCTTCGACCTGGCGGTTCGGGACAAGGAATTCGATCAGGCCCGACGTCTGGCCGCCACCGCGGGCAAGCGCAACCTGGACCTGGCCGAGGGGCACTTCCTCCGCGGGCAGTTGGCCGCCGCCGAAGGCAAGCTCCAACAAGCGCTGTCTTCGTACGACCTCGCGCTAAAACAACGCCCAGTGTTCGATGAAGGTTGGCGTCAATACGCCGACCTGCTGCTGCGAGCTGAGGACCCCTCCGAAGCGATCGAAGCCTACGGCACATCGCTGGAGCAAAAGCCCGACAACATTAATGCCTTGGCCGGGTTGGCTCGGGCCTACAACAGCATGGGCCGGCACTCCCAAGCGCTCGACACGTTGCGCGACGCCGTCTCCTACCGGCCCAACGACCAAGTGTTGCTCGGGCAATACCTCACCTATGAGCAGCGGTTCGGCGACCCGGCCACAGTCCGGCGTGTCCGCATGGAGATGGTCGAATCTCAGCCCGAGAACATCCAGAACCTCTTGAGCCTGGCAATCCTCCACGCGGAAGCCGGCGAAACCGAAGAAGCGTTGGCCCTGATCGATCAGGCCGAAAAAGTCCAAGGGGTCCAACTCAACACCGTCGCCGCCCGCGCCGGCACCCTGCGGCTAAGCGAACGCGTGGACGAGGGCAAAAAAGTTATTTCGGACTATATCGCTCAACGTGGTGATGAAGTAACCACCGAAGACTACCTGCTGCTGGCCCGATACCACCTGACGTCTCGCGAGTTCAACGAAGCCCTGACGGTTTACAATCAGGCCGTTGCGATCGAAGACCCCGCTGCCCAGCCCGCCAGCCGTGAACTGGCCGACGTCTTGTTCAATGCCGGACGTCTTGACGAATCGGTCAATATCTACCAAAGCCTCTTCGACGGCAGCGCGGAAGATCAGAAAACTGTGCTCGGCTCACGCCTGGCCGAGTCGCTGCTGCGTTTGAACCGGGTCGATGAGGCTGTTGCGGTGTTGGACCAGCTCCAGCCCACCGCGACCACCGACGCTCTCCGAGCCATGGCCGCCAACCAGAACGGCGACCGACAGAAGGCCCTCGATTACGTGAACGCTTCGCTGGGCAAGAACAGCCGTAACCCGCTGACCTATGTGCAACGGGCCTCGCTTCTGGCTATCAACCCCGAGACCCAGGCGAACGCGCTGGATGACGTTCAGCAGGCGCTGCAAATCAACCCGGATATGGTCAACGCGTTGGCGTTGCAGGCCCAGATCCAGGCCGCGCTTGGACAGGACAACGAAGCGGCCTACTCGCTTCGGCTGCTGCTTGATAAAGCCCCCGGCAACAATGTGGCCCGGCGCCGACTGGCTCAGCTTTATCTCAACCAACAACGCATCGACGAGGCCGAGCAGCTGATCCGCGAAGGACTCGAGCTTGAGCCGGGCAACCCGACCTGGTTGGAATTGAGTGCCGGCGTCTCGGCGTCACGAGGCAACATCCCGCAGGCGATCGCAAGCCTCGAGCAGCTTGTGGCTGCCAACCCCACGTCCCAATCCCTGAGCCAGCTCAGCCTTCTGTACCTCCAAGCCAATCGAGCGGGCGATGCCCAAGCTCTGCTGGAACAGCACCCCGAAGCGATCAGCACTTCGCCGGAACTGCAAGGCGTCCGCGGCAGTGTGCTCGTTGCGTTGGGTCAGACCGAGCCGGCCCAGCGTGTCTTCGCTCTGGCCCTGCAACGCAGCTCGTCGATCGGCGAGGTCAGCACGGTTCTTCGGCAAATGATCTCTAGCCTGGGTCAAGCCCAGGCGACGGCACTGGCCGAGAGCGTCACGGATATGAAGGATCCCAGCTGGATCGGGCTGACGCTCGCCAACCAGTCCCTGGCTGAGCAAGACTACAGCGGCGCGCTGCAGAGATTGGATACGCTCCGCCAGCAGGTCCCCGCTTCCAACTCCTCCACCCACATCCTGATCGAGCGGATGGCGGGCTTGGCGATGCTCCAAAACCGCGACTTCGAGGGGGCAAAAGAGGCCTATCTCCGGCTTCTAGACATAGACCCCGACAACATCGAGGTCCTTAACAACCTGGCCTACATCCTCTCCCACCACCTGGATAAGCCCGATGAAGCCCTGCCCATGGCCCAGCGGGCCGCCGAGCAAGCCCCCACCAACGCGGAAATCCTGGACACCCTAGGGTGGATCCAATACCAGCTCGGCAACACCGAAAACGCCCGAGCCACACTCGAACGCAGCGTGCAAGCCCGACCTATCCCCGCTAATACACTGCACTTAGGTCGCGTTTACCTCGAAACCGGCAACTCGCGTCGGGCCCGCCCCCTCTTCGAACAATGCATCGAATTGGCAGAACAGGCAGGCGATGCCGAAACTGCGGACCGCGCACGATCGTTTATGAAACAACTTTAG
- a CDS encoding polysaccharide biosynthesis tyrosine autokinase, translated as MTPPPPVGRLKPVDPVRLLRQHYKLMLVAGTIGLMIGVGLYVGLRKTSPQYTSEAQLLVETRTVTDPFAPTVGDSASARNTDVASYMANESNFILSDEIIRDTLVRPRAQSTAWLQSFKGDSNRAREEMQESMLQVNPLRGTTLINLAMTAPNPGDAQVLLDEVMATYLNRKKLINDQAGSALRNLFLGETNRYEDDIRSIRNQMARFIRDNEIETLGLAASEEQMGYNLLLQEQFEMAAQLTATQGSYESLKASASNPEMTDEENAYLQTIPQIASREEEIRTLDESRRQLIASGLKDNHPQIKQLDNRRDSVEYELKRETEKQLGELRALQIQTTAKAVEGLMVQLTALEPQLSETKTRLQELTQKLNEYAALEIDLQIVIEKKQRADAALDTLRTISNRDDYVRVKTQVSPSEPELTFPKLIIVPAVTMLAVGLIGGLMVLREMLDQRVRSPQDLKLLPIESNLLGLIPHSNEDPSGGGSAERTVERSPTGLLTESYRQVRTAVLSKMDRRGYKTLVCVAAQPGSGTSTVIQNLAASLAYNGRDVLIIDANFRRPSQHKLMDCGNSRGLVDVLKDDVDVADVIVQHPDMSMSVLPTGRASDSPPELLEGAAFRGLLGQLETEYDVVLIDTPPALLTSDSQMLSKHVDAIAVIVNAGSDKRGMLGRMLNQLDGQRADVLGIVLNGVKSSAGGYFRKSYEDFYRYRQSESSTSTNGKPKKEKAAKAKKGRKLDKDGSVDRNPIVEEQEAPTAVAEIDELDIDLDFPDDDLKA; from the coding sequence ATGACCCCGCCGCCACCGGTGGGCCGTCTCAAGCCAGTCGATCCCGTACGGCTGCTTCGCCAGCACTACAAGCTCATGCTTGTCGCCGGGACCATCGGCCTGATGATTGGTGTCGGCCTGTACGTCGGTCTCCGCAAGACCTCGCCACAGTACACCTCCGAGGCTCAGCTCCTGGTCGAGACCCGCACCGTCACCGACCCGTTCGCCCCGACCGTTGGCGACAGTGCGAGTGCGCGCAATACCGATGTGGCCAGCTACATGGCCAACGAATCCAACTTCATCCTCTCCGATGAAATCATCCGCGACACGCTCGTCCGTCCCCGGGCGCAATCCACCGCCTGGCTGCAGAGCTTCAAGGGCGACAGCAACCGCGCCCGTGAAGAGATGCAGGAATCGATGCTGCAGGTCAACCCGCTGCGCGGCACCACGCTGATCAACCTCGCCATGACCGCGCCCAACCCCGGCGACGCCCAAGTCCTCCTCGACGAGGTCATGGCCACCTACCTCAACCGTAAGAAACTCATCAACGACCAGGCCGGTTCGGCGCTGCGTAACCTGTTCCTCGGCGAAACCAATCGTTACGAAGACGACATCCGTTCGATCCGAAACCAGATGGCCCGCTTCATCCGTGACAACGAGATCGAAACCCTTGGCCTCGCGGCCTCCGAAGAGCAGATGGGCTACAACCTGCTGCTCCAAGAGCAGTTTGAAATGGCCGCCCAGCTCACCGCCACCCAGGGCAGCTACGAAAGCCTGAAGGCCAGCGCCTCCAACCCGGAGATGACCGACGAAGAAAACGCTTATCTCCAAACCATTCCCCAGATCGCCAGCCGTGAAGAAGAAATCCGCACCCTCGACGAGTCGCGGCGTCAGCTGATCGCTTCGGGCCTCAAGGACAACCACCCGCAGATCAAGCAGCTCGACAACCGTCGTGATTCGGTCGAGTACGAACTCAAGCGTGAGACCGAAAAGCAGCTCGGCGAGCTCCGTGCGCTTCAGATCCAAACCACCGCCAAGGCGGTCGAAGGATTGATGGTGCAACTCACCGCGCTCGAGCCGCAACTGTCCGAGACCAAGACCCGCCTTCAGGAGCTGACCCAGAAGCTCAACGAGTACGCCGCCCTAGAGATCGATCTTCAGATCGTGATCGAGAAAAAGCAACGGGCCGACGCAGCGCTCGACACGCTTCGTACGATCAGCAACCGCGACGACTACGTCCGCGTGAAAACCCAGGTGAGCCCCAGTGAGCCGGAACTCACGTTCCCCAAGCTCATCATTGTTCCCGCGGTGACGATGCTGGCTGTGGGTCTGATCGGCGGCCTGATGGTCCTCCGCGAGATGCTTGACCAGCGTGTCCGCAGCCCCCAAGACCTCAAGCTGCTGCCCATCGAGAGCAACTTGCTGGGCCTGATCCCCCACTCCAACGAAGACCCCTCGGGTGGTGGTTCCGCCGAGCGAACGGTCGAGCGATCGCCCACCGGCCTGCTCACCGAGTCGTACCGTCAGGTCCGGACTGCGGTCCTGTCCAAGATGGACCGGCGTGGCTACAAGACCCTGGTCTGCGTCGCCGCCCAGCCCGGCTCGGGCACCTCGACGGTCATCCAGAACCTCGCCGCCAGCCTCGCCTACAACGGCCGCGACGTGCTGATCATCGACGCCAACTTCCGTCGCCCCTCGCAGCACAAGCTCATGGACTGCGGCAACAGCCGTGGCCTGGTGGATGTGCTCAAAGACGATGTCGATGTCGCCGACGTGATCGTGCAGCACCCCGACATGTCGATGTCGGTCCTGCCCACCGGGCGTGCCTCCGACTCGCCGCCGGAACTGCTCGAAGGCGCCGCGTTCCGTGGCCTGCTGGGCCAGCTCGAGACCGAGTACGACGTCGTCCTGATCGACACCCCGCCCGCCCTGCTGACTTCCGACAGCCAGATGCTGTCGAAGCACGTGGATGCGATCGCGGTGATCGTCAACGCCGGCTCCGACAAACGCGGCATGCTTGGCCGGATGCTCAACCAACTCGACGGCCAACGCGCCGACGTCCTGGGCATCGTGCTCAACGGCGTCAAGTCCTCGGCCGGTGGCTACTTCCGCAAGTCGTACGAAGACTTCTACCGTTACCGCCAGTCGGAGTCGAGCACCTCGACCAACGGCAAGCCCAAGAAGGAGAAGGCAGCCAAGGCCAAGAAGGGCCGGAAGCTGGACAAGGACGGTTCGGTCGACCGCAACCCGATAGTCGAAGAGCAGGAAGCCCCGACGGCCGTCGCCGAGATCGACGAACTCGACATCGACCTGGACTTCCCGGATGACGACCTGAAGGCGTAA
- a CDS encoding NAD-dependent epimerase/dehydratase family protein codes for MEKTKTIITGGAGFIGSHLAERLLAAGHDLILVDNFSTGRHSNIEKLVGDRCRVVESTAAEALSDPSLLEGVSRVFHLAAAVGVKLVVDDPAAMIRNNIDETDVVLRAAARAGASVLITSSSEVYGKCPVLPLQEDMELVYGPTTASRWSYGLSKAIDEHLAIDLARRIGLRSVVVRLFNTVGPRQVGRYGMVVPRFVSQAVAGKDLTLYGNGQQTRAFCDVRDVVDALAQLMDLEDAYGRVFNVGSTQQITIEQLADQVIEQVAEAGGPKVDKTYVSYEAVYGEGFEDPPHRLPDMTRLQEAIGFSPKVPLRQTLSELIASEQDRTRLVGQSEEEKG; via the coding sequence TTGGAAAAGACCAAGACGATCATCACCGGAGGCGCCGGCTTCATCGGCTCTCACCTCGCCGAACGCCTGCTGGCTGCGGGGCACGACTTGATCCTGGTCGACAACTTCTCCACGGGCCGACACTCGAATATCGAAAAACTTGTGGGCGATCGCTGCCGAGTGGTCGAATCCACCGCCGCCGAGGCGTTGTCGGACCCCAGCCTCCTCGAAGGGGTGTCCCGCGTGTTTCACCTCGCCGCCGCGGTCGGCGTCAAGTTGGTGGTAGATGACCCCGCCGCGATGATCCGCAACAACATCGACGAGACCGACGTCGTCCTCCGCGCCGCCGCTCGGGCGGGCGCGTCGGTGCTGATCACCTCGTCCAGCGAGGTCTACGGCAAGTGCCCGGTGCTCCCGCTGCAAGAGGACATGGAGCTGGTCTACGGCCCGACCACCGCGTCACGCTGGAGCTACGGCCTGTCCAAAGCCATCGACGAACACCTCGCGATCGACCTGGCGCGTCGCATCGGGCTCCGCAGCGTCGTCGTGCGGCTGTTCAACACGGTCGGGCCCCGGCAGGTCGGCCGCTACGGCATGGTGGTCCCCCGCTTCGTGTCGCAAGCGGTCGCAGGCAAAGACCTCACGCTTTACGGCAATGGACAGCAGACCCGTGCGTTCTGCGATGTGCGTGACGTGGTGGATGCACTCGCTCAGCTGATGGACCTGGAAGACGCGTACGGCCGGGTGTTCAACGTCGGCTCGACCCAGCAGATCACCATCGAACAGCTCGCCGACCAGGTCATCGAACAGGTGGCCGAGGCGGGCGGCCCCAAGGTCGACAAGACCTATGTGTCCTACGAAGCGGTTTACGGCGAGGGCTTCGAAGACCCGCCCCACCGCCTCCCGGACATGACCCGGCTGCAGGAAGCGATCGGCTTCTCCCCCAAGGTCCCGCTCCGGCAAACTTTGAGTGAGCTCATCGCCTCTGAACAAGATCGCACTAGACTCGTCGGCCAATCGGAAGAAGAGAAGGGATGA